A single genomic interval of Saccharospirillum mangrovi harbors:
- a CDS encoding type IV pilin protein: MPRTSTGFSLIELLMVVSILGLLLALVVPGFQQTLRQAHRSEAVSALLSAANELQQTRAQSGNYADALSAEFPEPGNYQLNLATDLTGPIALPAGSALSQLSCNGVPCFALAATETGGQIADTDCALFTLDYLGRKRSYQTDGRQNTPGTNDPCW, from the coding sequence ATGCCGCGAACATCAACCGGATTTTCTTTGATCGAATTGCTGATGGTGGTGTCCATTCTTGGTCTGTTACTGGCGCTGGTGGTGCCGGGCTTTCAACAGACGTTGCGGCAAGCGCATCGCTCCGAAGCGGTCAGCGCCTTGCTGTCGGCCGCCAACGAGTTGCAACAAACTCGCGCTCAGTCGGGCAATTATGCCGACGCTTTGAGCGCTGAATTCCCGGAGCCGGGTAACTATCAACTGAATCTGGCGACCGACCTGACCGGGCCGATTGCATTGCCCGCCGGGTCGGCGCTATCGCAACTGAGCTGCAACGGCGTGCCTTGTTTCGCTCTGGCCGCCACAGAGACAGGCGGGCAGATCGCCGATACCGACTGCGCGCTGTTCACGCTCGACTACCTTGGCCGCAAACGCTCCTATCA
- a CDS encoding pilus assembly PilX family protein, which translates to MRSPDQQQGAVLILALILMVVLSVAGTAAMQLARLELQLGGSVGELSHSRQWVEAALLQLENDIVAGDFEVNPAGELCRVASSDCYREVCANGRCFFGNYVIDADQPDQCLLPPSLDKNEIFQDRSVWQDSNRHQRIDIEVEAGGETVPVLALVEWRCFTPLNSHDASNQEHRFDSAYWQPLFRLTAYTSGRNGEARLMAQTVVGQKTGRLSWREVPLLFAP; encoded by the coding sequence ATGCGAAGCCCTGATCAACAACAAGGCGCGGTATTAATACTGGCGTTGATTCTGATGGTCGTGCTCAGTGTGGCCGGCACGGCGGCAATGCAATTAGCTCGGCTGGAACTGCAACTGGGCGGCAGCGTGGGTGAACTTAGCCACAGTCGCCAGTGGGTTGAAGCCGCCTTGTTGCAGTTGGAAAACGATATCGTGGCGGGCGACTTTGAGGTGAACCCGGCCGGCGAATTGTGCCGCGTGGCATCGAGCGACTGCTACCGCGAGGTCTGCGCGAATGGCCGCTGTTTCTTCGGTAATTATGTCATCGATGCCGATCAGCCGGATCAATGTTTATTGCCGCCCAGTCTGGATAAAAACGAAATCTTTCAGGACCGTTCGGTTTGGCAGGATTCAAACCGACATCAACGCATCGACATAGAAGTCGAAGCCGGTGGCGAAACCGTTCCTGTTCTGGCGTTGGTCGAATGGCGCTGCTTTACGCCACTGAATTCGCACGATGCGAGCAACCAGGAACATCGTTTTGATTCAGCCTATTGGCAACCGTTGTTTCGGCTTACGGCATACACCTCCGGCCGGAATGGCGAGGCACGGTTAATGGCGCAGACAGTTGTGGGTCAGAAAACCGGTCGGCTCAGTTGGCGCGAAGTGCCGTTGTTGTTTGCGCCCTGA